In the genome of Anabaena cylindrica PCC 7122, the window GCACAGTGTGATGAAAAACCCATTATCAAAATATAACTATAATTTTACCCAGTCATCCCCATTCTGAACACTAACGCATCGGCTGAAATGTTGTCACAGAGGGGATATACAGTTAAAACAAGTAGGCTAAAAAAACGGGGAGACTAACGTGAGTTCTGAATTTGATTACGATTTAGTGATTATCGGCGCGGGTGTAGGTGGACATGGCGCAGCCCTACACGCTGTTAACTACGGTCTGAAAACAGCGATTATCGAAGCAGCAGATATGGGGGGAACCTGTGTCAACCGGGGCTGTATTCCTTCTAAGGCGCTGCTGGCAGCTTCTGGAAGGGTGCGGGAGTTACGCAACGCCCATCACCTGAAATCTTTGGGAATTCAAATTGGTAGTGTAGAATTTGATCGGCAAGCGATCGCTAATCATGCCGATAATCTGGTTTCTAAAATTCAAGGCGATTTAACCAACAGTCTCAAACGCTTGGGAGTTGATATCATTCGCGGTTGGGGAAAAATTGCCGGCGCGCAAAAAGTCACCGTCACTACAGATAGCGGTGAAAAAACAATTACAGCCCAAGATATCATTCTCTGCCCCGGTTCCGTTCCTTTCGTTCCCCCCGGCATTGAAGTAGACGGTAAAACTGTCTTTACCAGTGACCAAGGGGTAAAGTTAGAATCCCTACCCAAGTGGATAGCAATTATTGGTAGTGGTTACATCGGTTTAGAATTTTCTGATATCTACACCGCTTTGGGCTGTGAAGTTACCATGATTGAAGCCCTGGATGTGTTAATGCCAGGATTTGACCGCGATATTGCTAAACTGGCAGAACGGGTTTTAATCGCCCCCCGCGATATTGAAACCAAAGTGGGAATATATGCGAAAAAGATAATTCCTGGTTCTCCAGTCGTGATTGAGTTAGCAAACTTCCAAACTAAAGAAGATTTAGAAGTTTTAGAAGTAGATGCTTGCTTGGTAGCTACAGGACGCATTCCCGCTACCAAAAATCTCGGTTTAGATGCTGTGGGTGTGGAACTGGATCAACGGAATTTTATCCCTGTTAATGACAGTATGGCGGTACTATCAGCAGGTGAAGTTGTCCCCCACCTCTGGGCTATTGGTGACGCAAATGGGAAGATGATGCTGGCACATGCGGCTTCTGCTCAAG includes:
- the lpdA gene encoding dihydrolipoyl dehydrogenase, whose translation is MSSEFDYDLVIIGAGVGGHGAALHAVNYGLKTAIIEAADMGGTCVNRGCIPSKALLAASGRVRELRNAHHLKSLGIQIGSVEFDRQAIANHADNLVSKIQGDLTNSLKRLGVDIIRGWGKIAGAQKVTVTTDSGEKTITAQDIILCPGSVPFVPPGIEVDGKTVFTSDQGVKLESLPKWIAIIGSGYIGLEFSDIYTALGCEVTMIEALDVLMPGFDRDIAKLAERVLIAPRDIETKVGIYAKKIIPGSPVVIELANFQTKEDLEVLEVDACLVATGRIPATKNLGLDAVGVELDQRNFIPVNDSMAVLSAGEVVPHLWAIGDANGKMMLAHAASAQGIIAVENILGRDKKVDYRSIPAAAFTHPEVSYVGLTETAAQELGLAEGFEIATSKSYFKGNSKALAENEADGIAKVIYRKDTGEVLGVHIFGLHASDLIHEASAAVANRQTVQKLAYLVHAHPTLSEVLDEAYKRAIAS